From Geovibrio ferrireducens, one genomic window encodes:
- a CDS encoding type II toxin-antitoxin system ParD family antitoxin produces MATMNVSLPDNMKEWAETQVKSGRYSNTSDYVRALIRKDLELAAQKKTLIRALEAGEESGISDSTPDDIYKSASADV; encoded by the coding sequence ATGGCAACGATGAATGTTTCTCTTCCCGACAACATGAAGGAATGGGCTGAAACTCAGGTTAAATCCGGCAGATACAGCAATACAAGCGATTATGTCCGCGCACTCATAAGAAAAGACCTTGAGCTTGCAGCACAGAAAAAAACACTAATAAGAGCACTTGAGGCCGGAGAAGAAAGCGGAATATCAGACAGCACTCCGGACGATATTTATAAGTCTGCCAGTGCCGATGTATAA
- a CDS encoding type II toxin-antitoxin system RelE/ParE family toxin — translation MYKLTKAAEKDIYDILKDSLLRFGKVQTDAYFSSLKECMELIDANPQMGVDIEFIRHGYFKFPHKGHVIYYTKKKEYLLFVRILHKSMDADQHV, via the coding sequence ATGTATAAGCTGACTAAAGCTGCAGAAAAAGACATCTATGATATATTAAAGGATTCTCTGCTCCGCTTCGGCAAGGTTCAGACAGATGCGTACTTTTCTTCATTAAAGGAGTGCATGGAACTTATAGACGCAAATCCTCAAATGGGTGTGGATATTGAGTTTATCAGACATGGGTATTTCAAATTTCCCCATAAAGGTCATGTAATTTACTATACAAAGAAAAAAGAATATCTACTGTTTGTCCGCATCCTGCATAAAAGCATGGACGCGGATCAGCATGTTTAA